The Fibrobacter sp. UWP2 genome has a window encoding:
- a CDS encoding GDSL-type esterase/lipase family protein → MGKFFSRVWQSAVVASMLVSPAIWAKVTIYMCGDSTMQDWNAGYYPKQGIGQDFQYWFDSGLASVKNYGAGGTAAETYYTGGKWDPVKNGLQKGDYVFIQFGINDRNYSNEANYVTYMTKMVQEAQAKGAYPILMNPVRRSDFRNKSAVNDSIYESYHNYPILTRKLAQDLNVPIIDMDTLSRNLLLSLGKEYTLNFLNVWLDAGEYSNYKNGNSDNLHFQQNGANSFGRIITEQLRVHPDPIVKKLADYLSPMYKVDVKVSPAGADSLTSISNYYPKGMTVTLKSRPYAKGKKFLGWYDGNGNKVTANSNSTVESSNIITFVMGDKSTQYTAVYEGGSAEKYTGNGTALTTFPTCTPKKLGDSCPEASTPVSSSSIEIVIPESSSSEEVAYISTDMKNFIDASNPEEGDGLTESNHEGFMGEGFFNFTNAINSYATYDMVFPSAGYVTMGIRYAFDGSADRKVNVYLGDHDYYVNCKPTGGWDVWDTAYVDLDLINGEAPLKIISLTENGGPNIDAFAFSIEGVRRKADVAGNPAANPGNTTDLRTHKLSDISVKKDYFMVSVYSVAGRLVAQQAVAGASLKMSLDGMVQKEGMYHVVVRSAGQVRHFNWVKIR, encoded by the coding sequence ATGGGAAAGTTCTTTAGTAGAGTTTGGCAAAGCGCGGTGGTTGCGTCGATGCTCGTTTCGCCTGCCATTTGGGCGAAGGTGACCATCTACATGTGCGGAGATTCCACCATGCAGGATTGGAATGCGGGCTATTACCCCAAGCAGGGCATAGGGCAGGATTTCCAATACTGGTTTGACTCCGGCTTAGCCTCTGTCAAGAACTACGGTGCGGGCGGTACTGCCGCCGAGACGTACTACACGGGTGGCAAGTGGGACCCGGTCAAGAATGGCCTCCAGAAGGGCGACTATGTGTTTATCCAGTTTGGCATCAACGATCGCAACTACAGCAACGAAGCGAATTACGTGACCTACATGACCAAGATGGTGCAGGAAGCCCAGGCAAAGGGCGCATACCCGATCCTCATGAATCCAGTGCGTCGTAGCGATTTTCGCAACAAGTCGGCGGTAAACGATTCCATTTACGAGTCGTACCATAACTACCCGATTCTTACTCGTAAACTTGCGCAAGACCTGAATGTGCCCATCATCGATATGGATACCTTGAGCCGTAACCTGCTCCTCTCCCTGGGCAAGGAATACACCCTCAACTTTTTGAATGTGTGGCTGGATGCGGGTGAATACAGCAACTACAAGAACGGCAACTCCGATAACTTGCATTTTCAGCAGAACGGCGCCAACAGCTTTGGCCGCATCATCACAGAACAGCTACGCGTGCATCCGGATCCCATCGTAAAGAAGCTCGCCGATTACTTGTCCCCCATGTACAAGGTGGACGTGAAGGTGTCTCCTGCCGGAGCGGATTCCCTCACGAGCATCAGCAACTATTACCCCAAGGGCATGACGGTGACCTTGAAGTCCCGCCCCTACGCCAAGGGCAAGAAGTTCCTCGGGTGGTACGACGGCAACGGCAACAAGGTGACTGCGAACAGCAATTCCACCGTGGAGTCCTCCAACATCATTACATTCGTGATGGGTGACAAGAGCACGCAATATACGGCAGTGTATGAAGGCGGTTCCGCCGAAAAGTACACCGGTAACGGAACCGCATTGACGACGTTCCCCACGTGTACTCCCAAAAAACTCGGAGACTCGTGTCCGGAGGCGTCTACCCCGGTCTCGTCCAGCTCCATCGAAATCGTAATTCCCGAAAGTTCTAGCAGCGAAGAGGTCGCCTATATCAGCACCGATATGAAAAACTTCATCGATGCCTCGAATCCAGAGGAGGGTGACGGTTTAACCGAAAGCAACCACGAGGGCTTTATGGGCGAGGGCTTCTTCAACTTTACCAATGCCATAAATTCCTACGCCACCTACGACATGGTGTTCCCGAGCGCGGGCTACGTGACCATGGGCATCCGCTACGCTTTTGACGGCAGCGCCGATCGCAAGGTGAACGTTTACCTGGGCGACCACGACTACTACGTGAATTGCAAGCCCACCGGTGGCTGGGACGTTTGGGATACCGCCTATGTGGATTTGGACTTGATTAACGGCGAGGCCCCGCTCAAGATTATCAGCCTTACCGAAAATGGAGGGCCGAATATCGACGCCTTTGCCTTCAGTATCGAGGGGGTCCGTCGCAAGGCCGATGTGGCCGGCAACCCGGCGGCCAATCCTGGGAACACTACAGACCTGCGAACTCATAAATTGAGCGACATTTCCGTAAAAAAAGATTACTTTATGGTTAGTGTTTATTCTGTGGCAGGGCGACTTGTTGCCCAGCAGGCGGTGGCAGGGGCTTCGCTGAAAATGAGCCTCGATGGTATGGTCCAAAAAGAGGGAATGTACCATGTGGTCGTTCGTTCTGCAGGGCAGGTGCGTCATTTTAATTGGGTAAAGATTAGGTAA
- a CDS encoding TIGR02147 family protein: MINLFEYLNYRDFLRDAYEERHASDWRFSHRYIAEKAGFDSSMFNKILQGKRNITDRLVSTFADIFCRDEREKTYFANMVAFNQAKNHSESRQYLEKLVATKECRVEDLAKDQFEYFDHWYHAVIRELVTFYPYVGDDAALGLMVRPPISASQVKSSIAFLERLSMIKKNESTGFYEQTQGLISSGTESYSTAVNAYIQQNLTVAQTAIDRFERGERNLSTLAFGCDENTYKELVEMVRRFRREILAKVGACEKPNRVFQLGIQLFPLSDPYPPPQRRGRKRRIRGQEVLDAMDGDVVTGGEVEHV; encoded by the coding sequence ATGATTAATCTTTTTGAATATCTCAATTATAGAGACTTCCTCAGGGACGCCTACGAAGAACGCCACGCAAGCGACTGGCGCTTTAGCCACCGTTATATTGCCGAGAAGGCTGGTTTTGACTCCTCGATGTTCAACAAGATTTTGCAGGGCAAGCGCAATATTACCGATCGCCTGGTTTCGACGTTCGCCGACATCTTTTGCCGAGACGAACGCGAAAAGACCTATTTTGCCAACATGGTCGCCTTTAACCAGGCAAAGAACCATTCGGAGAGCCGCCAGTACTTGGAAAAACTCGTCGCCACAAAGGAATGCCGCGTCGAGGACCTGGCGAAGGACCAGTTCGAGTATTTTGACCACTGGTACCACGCCGTTATTCGTGAACTGGTGACTTTTTACCCGTATGTGGGTGACGATGCCGCCCTCGGTCTCATGGTGCGCCCTCCTATTTCGGCGAGCCAGGTGAAGAGCTCCATTGCGTTTTTGGAACGCCTTTCCATGATCAAGAAGAACGAGTCCACAGGTTTTTACGAACAAACGCAGGGACTCATTTCTAGTGGCACGGAATCTTACAGCACGGCGGTGAACGCCTACATCCAGCAGAACTTGACTGTGGCGCAAACTGCCATTGACCGCTTTGAGCGTGGGGAACGTAACCTCTCGACTTTGGCGTTTGGCTGCGATGAGAACACCTACAAGGAGCTGGTCGAAATGGTCCGCCGGTTCCGTCGCGAAATCTTGGCAAAGGTGGGGGCCTGCGAAAAGCCTAACCGCGTTTTTCAGCTGGGCATACAGTTGTTCCCGCTGAGTGATCCGTATCCGCCTCCGCAACGCCGCGGCCGCAAACGCCGCATTCGCGGTCAAGAGGTTTTGGACGCCATGGATGGTGACGTCGTTACCGGTGGGGAGGTTGAACATGTTTAG
- a CDS encoding carbohydrate-binding protein encodes MGYGMKVTAVATFASVALGLATPSFSATRQVEYLNRGLSVGNTGNGVLVSWRLLASDAPNTGFNLYRDGTKVATIDATQGTNYLDAKGSVTAKYTVAPVVNGVEGAQAGASVVLGSANSGHSYTTIKLDVPANQTMPDGSTCSYTPNDMSAGDLDGDGEMDLVLKWDPSNSKDNSQSGYTGSVIIDGLKLDGTRLWRIDLGKNIRAGAHYTQFMVYDLDGDGISEIVMKTSDGTVDGKGTVIGDKSKDYRTSTGTIMSGNEYLTVFNGKTGAAINTIDYWPKRDITNKWGDTYGNRSERMLAAVAYLDGVHPSVVFSRGYYTAAYVAAYNFDGKNLTQIWQHKSETSGQGLYGQGNHNLSVGDIDGDGYDEIVWGAGALKHDGTLLHRTGLGHGDAMHFSDLDPDLPGLEVWDVHEEKSAKYTDEMHDQNGKIIWGDLQPDPGVDNGRGMAADIDSTSRGFEMWSGQSGGIRTCKGEKLNATTPSVNFRIYWDGDLQDELFDGTGSGKGGKIEKWNSSKKTIDRIFTPANVNNATVNNSTKSNPGLVADLFGDWREELIMRNANDASQLIVFSTGATSPYRLYTLLHDTHYRVSIAWQNVAYNQPPHVGYYLPDMVKNLKKPDVYYAKVPEGVQEVIPASSSSVDASSSSVVPTSSEVVTPAGFDYASVVNAANPDEGVGTYEKTNAGYIGDGYYNFNNEAGSSATWKLNVSKAGESQIAIRFANGGNANRDMTLVVNGKEVGTVVFPSTGAWTTYEVAVVDGAVALNAGANTVQLVSVSAEGGPNVDAFGFSLAGVAQGSSSESTTAQPKVVALNNSFDAISGTIRVAEAGIAEIYVYDVTGHMVTGLSKMVSAGESRIGLEKTGLSKGVYLVKVLFNGRLVSRSTMTHLR; translated from the coding sequence GACGCCGTCTTTTTCGGCGACGCGTCAAGTGGAGTACCTAAATCGAGGACTCTCTGTTGGCAATACGGGCAACGGCGTGCTTGTGAGTTGGCGCCTGCTTGCTTCGGATGCGCCGAATACAGGGTTTAACCTGTACCGTGACGGTACGAAAGTTGCGACCATCGACGCAACGCAGGGTACGAACTACCTGGATGCCAAGGGGAGCGTTACCGCGAAATATACGGTCGCCCCAGTGGTGAACGGTGTTGAGGGCGCCCAGGCGGGGGCCTCGGTGGTACTCGGCAGTGCCAACAGCGGGCATTCCTACACGACCATCAAACTCGATGTTCCGGCGAACCAGACCATGCCTGACGGCTCCACGTGCTCTTATACGCCCAACGACATGAGCGCGGGCGACCTGGACGGCGACGGCGAAATGGACTTGGTCCTCAAATGGGACCCGAGCAACTCCAAGGACAATTCCCAGTCCGGCTACACGGGTTCTGTTATCATTGACGGGCTTAAGCTCGACGGCACGAGGCTCTGGCGCATCGACCTCGGCAAGAATATTCGCGCGGGCGCGCACTACACGCAGTTCATGGTCTACGATCTGGATGGCGATGGCATCTCCGAAATCGTGATGAAGACAAGCGATGGTACGGTAGATGGCAAAGGTACGGTCATTGGTGACAAGAGTAAGGACTACCGCACAAGTACTGGCACCATCATGAGCGGAAACGAGTACCTGACTGTGTTCAACGGCAAGACTGGCGCCGCCATCAATACGATTGACTACTGGCCAAAGCGAGACATTACCAACAAGTGGGGCGACACCTACGGCAACCGCAGCGAACGCATGCTGGCCGCGGTGGCCTATTTGGACGGAGTGCATCCGAGCGTGGTCTTTAGCCGTGGCTATTACACCGCGGCCTATGTGGCTGCCTACAACTTTGACGGAAAAAATCTCACGCAGATTTGGCAACACAAATCCGAAACGTCGGGCCAGGGGCTCTATGGACAGGGCAACCACAACCTCTCCGTGGGCGATATAGACGGCGACGGTTACGACGAAATCGTTTGGGGTGCGGGTGCCCTCAAGCACGACGGCACCTTGCTGCACCGCACTGGCCTCGGTCATGGCGATGCCATGCACTTCTCCGACCTGGATCCCGATTTGCCGGGCCTTGAAGTGTGGGATGTTCACGAAGAAAAGAGCGCCAAATATACCGACGAAATGCATGACCAGAACGGCAAAATCATTTGGGGCGACTTGCAGCCGGACCCGGGCGTGGATAACGGCCGCGGCATGGCTGCCGACATCGATTCCACCAGCCGCGGTTTTGAAATGTGGAGCGGCCAAAGCGGCGGTATCCGTACTTGCAAGGGTGAAAAATTGAATGCGACGACACCCTCGGTAAACTTCCGCATTTACTGGGATGGAGACCTCCAGGACGAACTCTTTGACGGTACCGGCAGCGGCAAGGGCGGCAAGATTGAGAAATGGAATTCCTCCAAAAAAACAATTGATCGCATTTTTACCCCGGCGAATGTGAACAACGCCACGGTCAATAACAGCACCAAGTCGAATCCGGGTCTCGTGGCCGACTTGTTTGGCGACTGGCGCGAGGAACTCATCATGCGCAATGCAAATGACGCCTCGCAGCTGATTGTTTTCTCGACCGGAGCCACGTCTCCCTACCGCCTTTACACGTTGCTGCACGACACCCACTACCGTGTGAGTATCGCCTGGCAGAACGTGGCCTACAACCAGCCGCCTCATGTGGGCTACTACCTCCCGGACATGGTCAAGAACCTCAAGAAGCCGGACGTGTACTATGCCAAGGTCCCTGAAGGCGTTCAGGAGGTAATTCCCGCCAGCTCCAGTTCCGTGGACGCTTCCTCTTCCAGCGTGGTTCCCACGAGTTCCGAAGTCGTGACGCCCGCCGGTTTTGATTATGCGTCCGTTGTGAATGCAGCTAACCCGGACGAGGGCGTGGGTACCTACGAAAAGACCAATGCGGGCTATATCGGCGACGGCTACTACAACTTTAACAACGAAGCCGGCAGCAGTGCTACATGGAAACTGAACGTATCCAAGGCGGGCGAGTCGCAAATTGCCATCCGCTTTGCAAATGGTGGCAATGCGAACCGCGATATGACCTTGGTGGTGAACGGCAAGGAAGTGGGAACTGTGGTTTTCCCCTCGACGGGAGCGTGGACCACATACGAAGTCGCCGTGGTGGACGGCGCTGTGGCGCTCAATGCTGGTGCGAACACGGTCCAGCTGGTGTCTGTTTCGGCAGAAGGCGGCCCCAATGTGGATGCCTTCGGCTTTTCCCTGGCCGGAGTCGCGCAGGGCTCGAGCTCGGAATCGACTACCGCACAGCCCAAGGTCGTAGCCTTGAATAATTCTTTCGACGCCATTTCGGGGACGATTCGTGTCGCTGAAGCGGGGATTGCCGAAATATATGTGTACGATGTCACGGGTCACATGGTTACAGGGCTGTCCAAGATGGTCTCCGCAGGGGAGTCCCGTATAGGCCTCGAAAAGACGGGCTTGTCCAAGGGCGTGTATTTGGTCAAGGTTCTCTTTAATGGGCGCTTGGTATCGAGGAGTACAATGACTCACTTAAGGTAA
- the glyA gene encoding serine hydroxymethyltransferase — protein sequence MLKSTLQQTDPEIYNIIQEEAERQEYGIELIASENYTSKAVMEAMGSVLTNKYSEGYVGKRYYGGNEVIDKMEALAIERCKKLFGCDHVNIQPLSGSPANAAVYFAVLKPGDKVLGLKLDHGGHLSHGHPVNFSGMLYNFVQYEVDKETGRIDMDKVREIALREKPKMILAGFSAYSRNLDWKRFKEIADEVGALTMADISHVAGLIAGKAIDSPVPYFDIVTTTTHKTLRGPRSAIIMCKDRTIQKMVKGELKEVSLAKEIDKGVFPGMQGGPHDHINAGKAVAFLEALQPEFQVYAKNVIKNAQAMCAEMQKLGYKVISDGTDNHLIVVDMTSKGVSGKEAEVAMEKVGISCSRSTIPFDPRKPMDPSGVRLGTAAITTRGFDEEDTREVARIIDRCIKAKDDDAALAKIREEIVALCKKHPLYK from the coding sequence ATGCTTAAATCTACACTGCAACAGACCGATCCGGAAATCTACAACATCATCCAGGAAGAAGCCGAACGCCAGGAATATGGCATCGAGCTCATCGCTTCCGAAAACTACACCTCCAAGGCCGTCATGGAAGCCATGGGCTCCGTGCTGACCAACAAGTACAGCGAAGGCTACGTGGGCAAGCGCTACTACGGTGGTAACGAAGTGATCGACAAGATGGAAGCCCTCGCCATCGAACGTTGCAAGAAGCTCTTTGGTTGCGACCACGTGAACATCCAGCCGCTGTCCGGTTCTCCGGCCAACGCCGCTGTCTATTTCGCCGTCCTCAAACCGGGCGACAAGGTCCTCGGCCTCAAGCTCGACCACGGTGGACACCTTTCTCACGGCCATCCGGTGAACTTCTCCGGCATGCTCTACAACTTCGTGCAGTACGAAGTCGATAAGGAAACGGGCCGCATCGACATGGACAAGGTCCGCGAAATCGCTCTCCGCGAAAAGCCGAAGATGATCCTCGCCGGTTTCTCTGCCTACAGCCGTAACCTCGACTGGAAGCGCTTCAAGGAAATCGCCGACGAAGTGGGCGCCCTCACCATGGCCGACATTTCTCACGTCGCTGGCCTCATCGCCGGTAAGGCAATCGATTCTCCGGTGCCGTACTTCGACATCGTGACGACCACGACCCACAAGACTCTCCGTGGCCCGCGTTCCGCTATCATCATGTGCAAGGACCGCACCATCCAGAAGATGGTGAAGGGCGAACTCAAGGAAGTTTCCCTCGCCAAGGAAATCGACAAGGGCGTGTTCCCGGGCATGCAGGGTGGTCCGCATGACCACATCAACGCCGGTAAGGCCGTTGCATTCCTCGAAGCTCTCCAGCCGGAATTCCAGGTCTATGCAAAGAACGTTATCAAGAACGCTCAGGCTATGTGCGCCGAAATGCAGAAGCTCGGCTACAAGGTCATCAGCGATGGCACCGACAACCACCTCATCGTGGTGGACATGACCTCCAAGGGCGTTTCCGGTAAGGAAGCCGAAGTGGCCATGGAAAAGGTCGGCATCTCCTGCAGCCGTTCTACCATCCCGTTCGATCCGCGCAAGCCGATGGATCCGTCCGGTGTCCGTCTCGGTACTGCCGCTATCACGACTCGTGGCTTCGACGAAGAAGACACTCGCGAAGTGGCCCGCATCATCGACCGCTGCATCAAGGCCAAGGACGACGATGCCGCTCTCGCCAAGATCCGCGAAGAAATCGTGGCTCTCTGCAAGAAGCACCCGCTGTACAAGTAA
- a CDS encoding SGNH/GDSL hydrolase family protein, with the protein MNSILKIAIAATVFAGIAVSDSTSFKVHVIGDSTVCNYKDSAYPQTGWGQILGSFFDGSRVQVVNYAIGGRSSKTFVQEGRLDEVKKNLQKGDIMMVQFGHNDRYFGSKPREVPFDSLGYWLQQYADVAKGAGVTLVYVTPMNMNMGANGRNIFTEYNVVGKMEELAKKNGAVYVNLNAKSYNAYSKSWDPAYVSRYQFKMFLKGEYPNYPDGVTNDGTTHFQESGSIAHCQWIAEELESALKNESYISADNKANLTQLVSALKPRYAFTVKANISNSKGLITHNQQLPGGAPLTLHVSPGSFGKKFVGWYDDDCNKLSADSNYYGKKTLYRAATYTAVFDGGPACQPTSHGDENSGDTPTSSSSVGPESSSSFDQKICFEGVADDAWPSPIDMANPEVGDGWTEANHEGYTGQGFFNFDNSAYSTATYNVTSDQSASNARVMIRYSFQGNTDRDMKLTVDNGEYDVTFKSTGSWDKWDTAYVEDVWVDALDFKVKLASASADGGPNIDMIAFDIKGVYRTGCKPAVVQGDTGTTALKGLAHFDATRQGSVRIQVVNSLGKVVADEVRIVPTGSLLEYIDRLNIPSGRYLVRMTLNGKTYTQAIKK; encoded by the coding sequence ATGAATTCGATTCTCAAGATTGCCATAGCTGCTACGGTTTTTGCTGGCATTGCCGTGAGCGATTCTACCTCGTTCAAGGTTCACGTGATTGGGGACTCTACGGTCTGTAACTACAAGGATAGCGCCTACCCGCAAACGGGCTGGGGGCAGATCCTGGGGAGTTTCTTTGACGGTTCCCGCGTCCAGGTGGTGAACTACGCTATCGGCGGTCGTAGTTCCAAGACGTTTGTGCAGGAAGGCCGCCTGGATGAAGTCAAGAAAAATCTCCAGAAGGGCGATATCATGATGGTCCAGTTCGGGCATAACGACCGCTATTTTGGAAGCAAACCTCGTGAGGTCCCCTTTGATTCGCTTGGCTACTGGCTACAGCAGTATGCCGATGTGGCTAAAGGGGCGGGCGTTACCCTGGTGTACGTGACCCCGATGAACATGAACATGGGGGCGAATGGCCGCAATATCTTTACTGAATACAACGTTGTCGGCAAGATGGAAGAACTCGCCAAGAAAAACGGCGCTGTCTATGTGAACCTGAATGCCAAATCCTACAACGCCTACAGCAAGAGCTGGGACCCGGCGTATGTTTCCCGCTACCAGTTCAAGATGTTCCTAAAGGGAGAATACCCGAATTACCCGGATGGTGTCACCAACGACGGAACGACGCACTTCCAGGAATCGGGCTCCATTGCTCACTGTCAGTGGATTGCCGAGGAACTTGAAAGCGCCCTGAAAAATGAATCGTACATCTCTGCCGACAACAAGGCGAACCTGACGCAGCTTGTGTCTGCCCTCAAGCCGCGCTACGCATTTACGGTCAAGGCGAATATTTCGAACAGCAAGGGCCTCATTACGCATAACCAGCAACTCCCTGGCGGCGCTCCGCTTACTTTGCATGTGAGCCCCGGTAGCTTTGGTAAGAAGTTCGTTGGCTGGTACGATGACGACTGCAATAAGCTTTCTGCCGATTCGAACTACTACGGGAAAAAGACCCTCTACCGCGCCGCGACCTATACGGCCGTCTTTGACGGTGGGCCCGCCTGCCAGCCGACTTCGCACGGGGATGAAAATTCTGGTGATACCCCCACGTCCTCTAGTTCCGTGGGGCCGGAATCTTCAAGTTCGTTTGACCAGAAAATTTGCTTTGAAGGTGTTGCCGACGATGCCTGGCCTTCTCCCATCGACATGGCTAACCCCGAAGTGGGGGACGGGTGGACCGAGGCAAACCACGAAGGCTATACGGGCCAGGGATTCTTTAACTTTGACAATTCCGCCTACAGCACGGCTACCTACAATGTGACTTCGGACCAGTCCGCATCGAACGCCCGCGTGATGATCCGCTATTCGTTCCAAGGAAACACGGATCGAGACATGAAGCTGACTGTCGATAATGGTGAGTACGATGTGACATTCAAGTCTACCGGAAGCTGGGACAAGTGGGATACCGCTTACGTCGAGGACGTGTGGGTGGATGCTCTTGACTTTAAGGTGAAACTGGCTTCTGCTTCGGCAGACGGTGGCCCGAATATCGACATGATTGCCTTTGACATCAAAGGCGTGTACCGCACGGGTTGTAAGCCTGCAGTGGTGCAGGGCGATACAGGTACAACGGCTCTTAAGGGGCTGGCGCACTTTGACGCAACCCGCCAAGGCTCGGTGCGCATCCAGGTGGTCAATTCGCTGGGCAAGGTCGTCGCCGATGAGGTGCGCATTGTACCGACAGGTTCGCTTTTGGAGTACATCGACAGGTTGAACATCCCCAGCGGCCGTTACCTGGTACGCATGACGTTGAACGGTAAAACCTATACCCAGGCCATAAAGAAATAA
- a CDS encoding right-handed parallel beta-helix repeat-containing protein, translated as MFSKLVCRVLFGMAPFALLPLGACSNDSKVAGGTEAESTIAVQVKFADGTPAAHARIRILPGAFMSDGLDTTGWSETDESGYASFEKEPGLYTVEARQVKDSKAVGAVMDLQAGTSNNSGTLNLGELTTIKGYVATGQGPSVIRIPGLERFVVPDSSGYYVIDSLPAGDFSVVIESRSNRGSVTVQASSGATVPEVSLGAPRGFAVENFESFSGRSATGSILGDGWWYTLDADGKNLMPLWDETLTRAYSGSAGCASGGCARTTGRLGFLLGVYKTDYELPSLDSLMFSARGSGKLQVSFAYGDADSVESGFTYELELSKVWQGYSIAVADMKPYGMAKSKVVVSRIDFNVGKGDTLFLDDVYLGGIDKTSLDSVATPHQKEVSVYSKDWAAHDALLAEVQGYAKGVRGGAGPIDSTGDAKNIGEICIVTTTDDYVIVEDTTEVGDSLEVTTNAVIAPGSLRECAYKDTATWILFEKSGTYNLQSPLRIANNKTIDGRGRDIRIAGMGILTNESSNLIFENLTFTEPSITVQDTSSRRALSIHNLTSYVWIDHCTFESYPLVQMDIKRGSHNVTVSWSRFENAQSGILFGLEPELYVDSTQTFTLHHNYFANMSNSGVLSRFGSIHAYNNFFLDVDYAGVECTDSARCYIENNIFNIETPVVVYRQFTEEDGVWTPVSSTEGFPKMLDNWFSVGGDELNGDAKGYKPDYKYDMDFADADLAWRIKESSGPR; from the coding sequence ATGTTTAGCAAGCTCGTTTGTCGCGTTCTATTTGGCATGGCGCCGTTTGCGCTGCTGCCCCTGGGCGCCTGTTCCAACGATTCCAAGGTGGCGGGTGGTACCGAGGCCGAGTCGACAATTGCCGTGCAGGTGAAGTTTGCCGATGGCACCCCGGCGGCGCATGCCCGCATTCGCATTCTGCCCGGGGCGTTTATGTCGGATGGCCTTGATACTACGGGCTGGAGCGAAACCGACGAATCGGGTTACGCTTCGTTTGAAAAGGAACCTGGACTCTATACGGTGGAAGCCCGCCAGGTCAAGGATTCCAAGGCGGTGGGAGCCGTGATGGATCTGCAGGCGGGGACCTCCAATAATTCGGGCACATTGAATTTAGGTGAACTGACAACCATCAAGGGGTATGTGGCTACGGGCCAGGGACCCTCGGTTATCCGCATTCCTGGTCTGGAACGCTTTGTCGTTCCCGATAGCTCGGGCTACTACGTTATCGATAGTTTGCCTGCGGGTGACTTCTCGGTTGTCATTGAGAGCCGCAGTAACCGCGGTTCCGTGACGGTCCAGGCGAGCTCAGGGGCGACTGTTCCCGAGGTGAGCCTTGGGGCGCCTCGTGGTTTTGCCGTCGAGAATTTCGAGAGCTTTAGCGGCCGCTCGGCAACGGGATCCATCTTGGGTGATGGCTGGTGGTACACGCTCGATGCCGATGGCAAGAATCTGATGCCGCTTTGGGACGAAACTTTGACGCGCGCCTATTCGGGTAGTGCCGGCTGCGCCTCGGGTGGCTGCGCCCGCACCACGGGCCGTCTTGGATTCCTTTTGGGTGTCTATAAAACCGACTATGAACTGCCTTCGCTCGATTCCCTCATGTTCAGCGCCCGCGGTAGTGGCAAACTCCAGGTAAGTTTTGCCTATGGCGATGCCGACAGTGTCGAGAGCGGCTTTACTTACGAGCTGGAACTCTCCAAGGTGTGGCAGGGGTACTCCATTGCTGTCGCCGACATGAAGCCCTACGGCATGGCAAAATCCAAGGTCGTTGTAAGCCGCATCGATTTCAATGTCGGCAAGGGCGACACCTTGTTCCTTGACGATGTGTACCTGGGCGGTATCGACAAGACTTCGTTGGATTCTGTGGCGACACCGCACCAAAAGGAAGTTAGCGTTTATTCAAAGGACTGGGCTGCTCATGACGCTCTGCTCGCCGAGGTCCAGGGCTATGCCAAGGGCGTGCGCGGTGGCGCCGGTCCAATCGATTCGACGGGTGACGCCAAGAACATCGGCGAAATTTGCATTGTCACGACAACCGACGACTACGTGATTGTGGAAGATACGACCGAAGTAGGCGATTCGCTCGAGGTCACGACGAACGCGGTGATTGCCCCGGGCTCCCTCCGCGAGTGCGCCTACAAGGATACCGCGACGTGGATTTTGTTTGAAAAGAGCGGAACGTACAACCTGCAGTCGCCGCTTCGCATTGCAAACAACAAGACGATTGACGGGCGAGGCCGTGACATCCGCATTGCGGGCATGGGCATTTTGACAAACGAGTCTAGCAACCTGATTTTTGAAAACCTCACGTTCACGGAACCGTCCATCACGGTGCAAGACACCAGCAGCCGCCGTGCCCTTTCGATCCACAATTTGACGAGCTACGTGTGGATTGACCACTGCACCTTCGAGAGCTACCCGCTGGTGCAGATGGACATCAAGCGCGGTTCCCACAATGTGACGGTCTCCTGGAGCCGCTTTGAGAATGCGCAGTCGGGAATCCTCTTTGGACTGGAACCGGAACTGTATGTGGACTCGACGCAGACTTTCACGTTACATCACAACTACTTTGCCAACATGAGCAATAGCGGCGTGCTTTCCCGTTTCGGTTCTATCCACGCCTACAACAACTTCTTCCTTGACGTGGATTACGCCGGTGTTGAATGTACGGACTCGGCTCGCTGCTACATTGAGAACAATATCTTCAATATCGAGACGCCCGTGGTCGTTTATCGCCAGTTTACGGAAGAAGACGGCGTATGGACGCCAGTCTCCTCTACCGAGGGGTTCCCCAAGATGCTGGACAACTGGTTCTCGGTTGGTGGGGACGAATTGAATGGCGATGCCAAGGGCTACAAGCCCGATTACAAGTACGATATGGACTTTGCTGATGCGGACCTGGCTTGGCGCATCAAGGAGTCTAGCGGCCCTCGGTAG